Proteins encoded within one genomic window of Empedobacter falsenii:
- the ureC gene encoding urease subunit alpha: MSLEVDRKQYANILGPTTGDKVRLGDTNLIIEIEKDFGHYGDESIFGGGKTVRDGMGQNSTKLRAEGVLDLCITRAIIIDHWGIVKADIGIKDGKIVGIGKAGNPDTMDGITEGMIIGASTEVHNGAGMIVTAGGIDTHIHYISPQQINTSLFSGITTMIGGGTGPNDGSNATTVTPGKFNIQKMMEATESFPMNFGFFGKGNCATVEPIEEQIEAGALGVKIHEDWGATPSTIDAALKVADKYDVQVAIHTDTLNEGGFLEDTMEAINGRVIHTFHTEGAGGGHAPDIIKSAMYPNVLPASTNPTRPYSVNTIDEHLDMLMVCHHLSKNIPEDVAFADSRIRPETIAAEDILHDMGVFSIMSSDSQAMGRPGEVISRTWQTASKMKDQRGEIAEDKGHDNDNFRAKRYIAKYTINPAIAHGISDYIGSVEVGKIADLVIWKPAMFGVKPEMILKGGFIAGSKMGDPNGSIPTPQPVIYRNMFGSFGKAVQKTNITFVSQASIDNGTIDSYNLNRVFLPVKNCRNIGKKDLIHNDKTPNIEVNAENYKVYVDGEYITCEPSEVVPLAQLYYLF; encoded by the coding sequence ATGAGTTTAGAAGTAGACAGAAAACAATACGCCAATATTTTAGGCCCTACAACGGGAGATAAAGTACGTTTAGGAGATACAAATCTTATTATCGAAATTGAAAAAGATTTTGGACATTATGGTGATGAATCAATTTTTGGAGGAGGAAAAACTGTACGTGATGGTATGGGACAAAACTCTACAAAATTGCGTGCAGAAGGTGTTTTAGACCTTTGTATTACTCGTGCAATTATTATTGATCACTGGGGAATTGTAAAAGCAGATATCGGTATCAAAGATGGTAAAATCGTTGGTATTGGTAAAGCTGGTAACCCAGATACAATGGACGGAATTACCGAAGGAATGATTATCGGAGCTTCGACTGAAGTACACAATGGAGCTGGAATGATTGTGACAGCTGGTGGTATCGATACACACATTCATTACATTTCTCCACAACAAATTAATACTTCTTTATTCAGTGGTATTACAACAATGATTGGTGGAGGTACAGGACCTAATGATGGTTCTAATGCAACAACGGTTACGCCAGGAAAATTCAATATTCAAAAAATGATGGAAGCGACTGAGTCTTTTCCAATGAACTTTGGATTCTTCGGAAAAGGAAACTGTGCAACTGTTGAGCCAATCGAAGAGCAAATAGAAGCTGGAGCTTTAGGAGTAAAAATTCACGAAGACTGGGGTGCAACACCATCTACAATTGATGCAGCATTGAAAGTTGCAGATAAATATGATGTACAAGTTGCGATCCACACTGATACATTAAACGAAGGTGGTTTCTTAGAAGATACAATGGAAGCGATCAATGGTCGTGTTATTCATACATTCCATACAGAAGGAGCTGGTGGAGGTCACGCGCCAGATATCATCAAATCTGCGATGTATCCAAATGTATTACCAGCATCTACAAATCCAACTCGTCCTTATTCAGTTAACACAATTGATGAGCACTTGGATATGTTAATGGTTTGTCACCATTTGAGTAAAAATATCCCTGAAGATGTAGCATTCGCTGATTCTCGTATTCGTCCAGAAACAATTGCTGCCGAAGATATTTTACATGATATGGGTGTTTTCAGTATCATGAGTTCAGATTCTCAAGCAATGGGACGTCCAGGAGAGGTGATTTCAAGAACTTGGCAAACGGCAAGTAAAATGAAAGATCAACGTGGAGAAATTGCAGAAGATAAAGGTCATGACAATGATAACTTCCGTGCAAAACGTTACATCGCAAAATATACAATCAATCCTGCAATAGCACACGGAATCTCAGATTATATCGGATCTGTCGAGGTTGGTAAAATTGCCGATTTAGTAATCTGGAAACCTGCCATGTTTGGTGTTAAACCAGAAATGATCTTGAAAGGAGGATTTATCGCAGGTAGTAAAATGGGAGATCCAAACGGATCTATTCCAACTCCACAACCAGTTATTTATAGAAATATGTTTGGTTCTTTCGGTAAAGCAGTTCAGAAAACGAATATCACATTCGTTTCTCAGGCTTCTATTGATAACGGAACAATTGACAGTTATAATTTGAACAGAGTTTTCTTACCTGTTAAAAACTGTAGAAATATTGGTAAAAAAGATTTGATTCACAACGATAAAACACCAAATATTGAAGTGAATGCAGAAAATTATAAAGTATATGTTGACGGAGAATATATTACATGCGAACCATCGGAAGTTGTTCCTTTAGCTCAATTGTATTATTTATTCTAA
- a CDS encoding urease accessory protein UreE → MIINERIGSVAEQSILQSIDYLDLDWYETTKRIQRKRTRGGKDVAIKFLKDKQRLHDGDILFIDDETAIVVNVLETKTIVLSPQSILEMSALCHEIGNKHLPLYNENDLLLMPFELTIFRWLESSGYNPKVQDLKLLHLLNANVDHHRETKVGGSMSTKNLKIKLS, encoded by the coding sequence ATGATTATTAATGAGAGAATAGGAAGTGTTGCAGAACAATCAATTTTACAATCAATTGATTATTTGGATTTAGATTGGTACGAAACAACCAAGAGAATTCAACGCAAAAGAACAAGAGGTGGAAAGGATGTCGCGATCAAATTTTTGAAAGATAAACAACGTTTGCACGATGGAGATATTCTTTTTATAGATGACGAAACGGCAATTGTTGTGAATGTTTTAGAAACCAAAACGATTGTGCTTTCTCCTCAATCTATTCTCGAAATGAGCGCACTTTGCCACGAAATAGGAAACAAACATTTACCACTTTACAATGAAAATGATTTGTTGCTTATGCCTTTCGAATTGACCATTTTTCGCTGGTTAGAATCATCTGGCTACAATCCAAAAGTTCAAGATTTAAAACTCCTACATCTATTGAATGCCAATGTAGATCATCATCGCGAGACCAAAGTAGGAGGTTCAATGTCTACAAAAAATCTGAAAATAAAATTATCGTAA
- a CDS encoding urease accessory protein UreF, which translates to MKQEFLASLLHISDPTLPIGAYTHSNGLETYIQNGIVNNKQTAQEFVENMMKYNLKYNDGAFVKLAYEATQNSDLNEILKLDEECSALKAPKEIRQASQKLGLRLIKIFKRRVESEFVEEYERNIKQNIAYSNYAIVFGIYTSLLQIPLYEALFAFYYTSASGIVTNAVKLVPLGQLDGQDLMFDLYETISQTAKETIELDREYVGLCNTSFDIRCMQHERLYSRLYMS; encoded by the coding sequence ATGAAACAAGAATTTTTAGCAAGTTTATTACATATTTCTGATCCTACTTTACCGATTGGTGCTTATACGCATTCGAATGGATTAGAAACTTATATTCAGAATGGAATCGTTAATAACAAGCAAACGGCGCAAGAGTTTGTAGAAAATATGATGAAATATAATCTGAAATATAATGATGGTGCTTTTGTAAAATTAGCCTACGAAGCAACTCAAAATTCGGATTTGAATGAAATTTTGAAATTAGATGAAGAATGTTCTGCTCTAAAAGCGCCAAAAGAAATCAGACAAGCAAGTCAAAAATTAGGCTTGCGTTTAATCAAAATTTTCAAGCGTCGTGTAGAATCAGAATTTGTTGAGGAATACGAGCGAAACATCAAACAAAACATCGCTTATTCTAATTACGCGATTGTTTTCGGAATTTATACCAGTTTATTACAAATTCCACTTTACGAAGCATTGTTTGCTTTTTACTACACTTCGGCTTCTGGAATTGTAACAAACGCAGTGAAATTAGTGCCTTTGGGACAATTGGATGGACAAGATTTAATGTTCGATTTGTACGAAACAATTTCTCAAACAGCCAAAGAAACAATAGAATTAGATAGAGAATATGTAGGTTTATGCAACACATCGTTTGATATCAGATGTATGCAACACGAGCGCTTATATTCTCGCTTATACATGTCATAA
- the ureG gene encoding urease accessory protein UreG, which yields MENRKYIKVGVCGPVGSGKTALLEKLSRKMFSDYNLGVITNDIFCSEDAKFMAKNSLLPEDRIIGVETGGCPHTAIREDASMNLEAVDELADRFPDIELILIESGGDNLAATYSPDLADVTIFIIDVAEGEKIPRKGGPGIQRSDLLIINKIDLAPHVGASLEVMESDTKRMRNGAPFVFTNLKTEEGLDSVIGWIKKYALLEEIEEPNLLR from the coding sequence ATGGAAAATAGAAAATATATCAAAGTTGGAGTTTGTGGACCTGTAGGTTCTGGAAAAACAGCTTTATTAGAAAAATTAAGTCGAAAAATGTTTAGTGATTATAATTTAGGAGTGATCACAAACGATATTTTTTGTTCAGAAGATGCCAAATTTATGGCAAAAAATAGTCTTTTACCAGAAGATAGAATTATTGGTGTAGAGACTGGAGGTTGCCCTCATACAGCGATTCGTGAAGATGCAAGTATGAATTTGGAGGCGGTTGATGAATTAGCAGATCGTTTTCCTGATATCGAATTGATTTTAATCGAAAGTGGAGGAGATAATTTAGCTGCAACATATAGCCCAGATTTAGCTGATGTGACGATTTTTATTATTGATGTGGCAGAAGGAGAAAAAATTCCAAGAAAAGGAGGACCTGGTATCCAACGTTCAGATTTATTAATCATCAACAAAATAGATTTAGCACCACACGTAGGAGCAAGTTTAGAAGTGATGGAAAGCGATACAAAACGCATGAGAAATGGAGCTCCTTTCGTTTTCACAAACCTAAAAACAGAAGAAGGTTTGGACAGCGTTATTGGTTGGATTAAAAAATATGCACTTTTAGAAGAAATCGAAGAACCAAATCTTTTGAGATAA
- a CDS encoding urease accessory protein UreD codes for MECRLDIVAGYKEGKSFVKNLYVGKPFRVVSVGQRKLDNKLYQMTMTSSPGILNGDEYILNIDVEDNAALQLQSQSYQRLFNMDDEATQKLTINIHNNASFAYVPYPVVPHENSNFKSSAAITIGENSQIIISEIITCGRKHSGEVFKLKRFQNLTEIYHQNKLVVKDNVLIQPDLIPISSIGILENYTHQGSFIFFSTKPETDKVALVETLLEIAKKHTNVEIGISVLDGNGFVIRALSQGGEAMYNYFLVAQDLLWEL; via the coding sequence ATGGAATGTAGATTAGATATTGTTGCAGGATACAAGGAAGGTAAATCGTTCGTCAAAAATTTATACGTCGGTAAACCTTTCCGTGTTGTATCTGTTGGGCAACGAAAATTAGATAATAAATTATATCAAATGACGATGACTTCTTCGCCTGGAATTTTGAATGGCGACGAATATATTCTGAATATTGATGTAGAAGATAATGCTGCGTTACAGTTACAATCGCAATCATACCAACGATTGTTTAACATGGATGATGAAGCAACGCAAAAGTTAACGATTAATATCCACAACAATGCGTCGTTTGCTTATGTGCCATATCCAGTTGTTCCGCATGAAAACTCAAATTTCAAAAGTAGCGCTGCTATTACAATTGGAGAGAATAGTCAAATTATTATTAGTGAGATTATTACTTGCGGACGCAAACATTCGGGAGAAGTTTTTAAGTTAAAACGTTTTCAGAATTTGACAGAAATCTATCATCAAAACAAATTAGTAGTCAAAGATAATGTCTTAATTCAGCCTGATTTAATTCCGATTAGCAGTATTGGTATTTTAGAAAATTATACGCATCAAGGAAGTTTTATTTTCTTTAGTACAAAACCAGAAACGGATAAAGTTGCGTTGGTAGAAACATTATTGGAAATCGCAAAAAAACATACAAATGTAGAAATTGGGATTTCTGTTTTGGACGGAAATGGTTTCGTCATAAGAGCTCTAAGTCAAGGAGGAGAAGCAATGTATAATTATTTCTTGGTTGCCCAAGATTTACTTTGGGAATTATAG
- a CDS encoding urea transporter: MDKILTKVPFIDQVLKGLGQIMLQENSSTGLLFLIGIFLGSIEGGIGAIVSTAVGTITAILLKYNKEEINAGLYGFSAALVGVALTIMFDSTFLIWILLVVASALAAIIQHFFIKRNIPVFTLPFILLTWCLIFGIHHFTTIGPATAGNTITLLETNDLFTSTNGFGEVIFQGGPMSGIIFFIAVFIGSPAAALYGLAASIFSAEISNLFGEPVEQIHMGLFGFNAVLTAIVFAGTKRIDGFWVLLGVFITVLIDVLFVKINIFASFGGVLTFPFVVGTWCTLFIKKYTDRFFGV; the protein is encoded by the coding sequence ATGGACAAAATTTTAACGAAAGTTCCATTTATAGATCAAGTTCTAAAAGGTTTAGGACAAATCATGTTGCAAGAAAACAGTAGTACAGGTTTATTGTTTTTGATTGGTATTTTCTTAGGAAGTATAGAAGGAGGAATTGGCGCAATTGTTTCGACAGCAGTTGGGACAATTACAGCAATCTTACTAAAATATAACAAAGAAGAAATCAACGCAGGTTTATATGGATTTAGTGCTGCTTTAGTTGGTGTGGCATTAACAATTATGTTCGACTCTACTTTTCTTATCTGGATTTTGTTGGTGGTTGCTTCTGCTTTAGCAGCGATTATTCAACATTTTTTTATCAAAAGAAATATTCCAGTTTTTACTTTACCATTTATTCTATTAACATGGTGTTTAATCTTCGGAATTCACCATTTTACAACAATAGGACCTGCAACTGCAGGAAATACTATAACTTTATTAGAAACAAACGATTTGTTTACATCAACAAATGGTTTCGGAGAAGTAATCTTTCAAGGTGGTCCAATGTCTGGTATCATCTTTTTTATTGCCGTTTTTATAGGTTCGCCCGCAGCAGCTTTGTACGGTTTGGCAGCTTCTATTTTTAGTGCAGAAATTTCAAATTTATTTGGAGAACCAGTAGAGCAAATTCATATGGGATTATTTGGTTTTAATGCTGTTTTAACAGCAATTGTATTTGCTGGAACTAAACGAATAGATGGTTTTTGGGTTTTATTAGGTGTTTTTATCACCGTTTTGATAGATGTTCTATTTGTTAAAATCAATATTTTCGCATCATTTGGAGGAGTTCTTACATTTCCTTTTGTTGTAGGAACTTGGTGCACATTATTTATAAAAAAATATACTGATCGATTTTTTGGAGTATAA
- a CDS encoding helix-turn-helix domain-containing protein has product MEMISNSQYKELFLAHLSTQVLGNNEDIQLYRLEYYLKDILMPVIPYRTTFNFIMFVTKGSMKQYLENKEYEVNENEIIFIKQGTITATVEMSDDIEGFFLAYENHILSELELPKYKSSIFLMSPYLSLDAVTFQTIHQLLFLMEQEIFLNSLEINEIIIAMLHVVLLKLLNIDYKKIPSTTTRPMELSLQFKDLLFKHHIEEKKVTFYADKLFVTENYLNKCVKDITQKKPKQWINETDINYSKALLHSSKRISEIAFELNFQTASHFTQLFKKVAGITPKEYREQIWNSQCTKNPVF; this is encoded by the coding sequence ATGGAAATGATATCAAACTCACAATACAAAGAACTATTTCTAGCTCATCTAAGTACCCAAGTTTTAGGAAATAATGAGGATATACAGTTATATCGATTAGAATATTATCTAAAAGATATTTTAATGCCCGTTATTCCATATAGAACAACATTTAATTTTATCATGTTTGTCACGAAAGGAAGCATGAAACAATATTTAGAGAACAAAGAATATGAAGTAAACGAAAATGAAATAATTTTTATAAAACAAGGAACCATTACTGCAACAGTAGAAATGTCCGATGATATAGAAGGTTTCTTTTTGGCGTATGAAAATCATATTTTATCTGAACTAGAATTGCCAAAATATAAATCGAGTATTTTCTTGATGTCGCCTTATTTATCACTCGATGCGGTTACTTTTCAAACCATTCATCAATTATTGTTTTTAATGGAACAAGAAATTTTCTTGAATAGCCTTGAAATTAATGAGATTATTATCGCGATGTTACATGTTGTTTTATTAAAGTTACTTAATATCGATTACAAAAAGATTCCGAGTACAACTACGCGTCCAATGGAGCTTTCTCTGCAGTTTAAAGATTTACTTTTTAAACATCATATAGAAGAAAAGAAAGTCACTTTTTATGCAGATAAATTATTTGTAACAGAAAATTATCTCAACAAATGTGTGAAAGATATTACGCAAAAGAAGCCGAAACAATGGATTAACGAAACGGATATTAATTATAGCAAAGCATTATTGCATTCAAGTAAAAGAATTTCTGAAATTGCCTTTGAGCTTAATTTTCAGACCGCTTCACATTTCACTCAATTGTTCAAAAAAGTCGCAGGTATCACACCAAAAGAATACCGTGAACAAATCTGGAATTCTCAATGTACTAAAAATCCAGTTTTTTAA